Genomic window (Oryza sativa Japonica Group chromosome 3, ASM3414082v1):
CATATTTTTTTGGAAGTCCCCTCAAATGCCGTCACTAGACTCCTTCACGGCATGCCCGATGTtcttgtcattgagattttagaaattaaacatgattattattattaggtttctttttttactttctaataGTCCCGTCAACCAGCACAACACTACTCTTATACGACCTTCCCGTCGCCTCTCCCCTACTGAACCTAATCATTAGTTAGATATTGTTTTTTAATTTCCCATTAACCGTCACCACTCTTCCTCTTTACGGCTCGCATGTTGTTCTCTTTTATCATCATTGTCACTGTTGTGTTATAGATAGAATgttttttcaatattatttattttttactccaaatttttgttatttataaatcGTGTTCCTagttgaacttttttttaaatttctaattttgttttcattttttttccgatTTTAGTTAGTCTTGTATAGTGTTCAATATTGATCTGTTTTCACTATTTCTTATTATTCCGGATTACAGttatttcaaaattgtattgaTACTTGAACtcacatatttatatttttctaatttaaaattattatattttattttaaattaatctCGTGTTGTGTTCTGCTAGATGGTCTCAAACTTCTTTGAGTATTCCttattttctatttcacaaATATGTATGTTTAAATTTAGCTCCTACATATTGTAAAAAGACAAATATGACCGTGAATTTACACGTACaagttatatttttatttatttataaatatttttagagaTCGAATTCTAACCTGCATGTTTATACAAtgacatatcacatattaatatatcataTTAAATTGTTACGTGAAATGCAAGAAAGGAGGTTGTATTCTCTGGAGGCAAATTTCCATCTCCATATCTTAGACCTTAATTTTTCACATCACAGGTTGCATGTCTTCTCTTCGTTCACCGGAGAGATGGCACATGCAACGTCTCTCAATGAGCAGGGGAAACGGTGAGATGGCATGCTCGGACTGATCTCTACTGATTATATACACCGTTCATTCTAGACAACGCTTACATGATTGTTGGCTTAGATGCAGAGGACCCAACGAAATGCTCTGCGTCAGGCGGGACTGGCTACTGCGAGCACTGGAGGAAGAGCTACCAGAAGGCACCATCCGCTACTCCTCCAAGATCGTTGAAATCGAAGAGGACGGCGACGCCAAGATCCTACACCTAGCCGACGGCGCAATTCTCCGAGCAAAGgtagaagaagaaaaaacacagtgaatcccAAAGATTGCGAACTGAGAATTCTTGAATTGTTAATGGCGCGGATGCAGGTAGTGATCGGTTGCGACGGGGTCAATTCCGTGGTGGCAAAATGGCTGGGGCTCGCAAAGCCGTCCTACTCGGGGCGCTTGGCTACGAGAGGCCTCGCGTGTTACCCTGGCGGCCACGGCTTCGATCCCAAGTTCAAGATGTTCTTCGGCCATGGCTTTCGTCTCGGCGTGATCCCCTGCAACGATACTGATGTCTACTGGTTCTTCACCTGGTCTCCTTCTGAGCACGGTTAGTCTCTGTCATTGACACACTGTCACGAATGGTGAATCGATTGGTGACCAGGAATTAACCGGTGCACGCATGTTTGGTTGCTGCTCCAGATGATGATGCTCTCGCCAAGAATAAGAAGTTCGTTCTGACCAAGCTGAATAGCGCGGAGATCCCAGCCGAGGTGCTCGAGATCATCGAGAGGAGCGAGGCGAAGGACGTGCTCACCGCGCCGCTGCGTTTCcggccgccgctctcgctgCTGCTGGCGAGCATCAGCAAGGGGAACGTgtgcgtcgccggcgacgcgctgCACCCGATGACGCCCGACCTGGGGCagggcggctgcgcggcgctGGAGGACGGCGTCGTGCTGGCGAGATGCCTCGGCGACGccatcctcggcggcggcggcggcggtgcggagaGCGAGAGGATCGAGGCGGGTCTGCGTGAGTACGCGAggatccggcggtggaggagcgcCGAGCTCATCGGGACAGCCTACGCGGTCGGCTTCATGCAGGAGAGCAGCAATGCGGTCATCAGCTTTCTGCGTGACAATTGGTTGGCCGGAGCGCTGGTGAGAAAGCTTCTGAAAATGGCGGACTATGACTGTGGCAAGCTCTAAAATGTGAATGGTTATTGGCCTTCTGTACCGGGATCCTTTTACAGTGGTCTCTACTCTCTAGACTCTCTACTCGTAATACACTATTATTGTATTATCATTAGTACAAGTGACCAACTATTGATTTATGAATTCTgcttctaataaaaaaatattttgctaTCAGTGGTTGAGGGCAGGGTTCAAAATTCCAtaacaaaatttcagaaattttggtTCTCATTTGGTactatttattcaaatttgataaaattttgttcaaaaattcaaataatttcggcCATATCGGTGACCCCTGATACAAATGAATGAATGCACTTAGCGTAGGTTTCACTGATTTGTGATAAGTTTGACTTAGATTTGTCAGATTTTCATCAAATTTGGCATATTTTTGTCAAAAATTGTTTTTGTTAAATTTGACTTTAGTTTGATAAAATGGACTTTAAATTTGATAGATGTTTGACATATTTAATTTAGATTGAGAAAAATATGAAtaaaatttaacaaaattttggatAACATCCACCCAAAATACATACAGCTTGTGGatgggagagaggaagaaggttCGTGTCAATGCAACCACCATCCTCTTTGCCATGGCGTCATCGTCGTTGTTGCCGACAACTAACCCACACCCACTGAATTCCACCACTGCCACGATGCCGCCACCATATCCGCAGTCCGCACGTCTCGGTGCCGCCGGATCTGTAGCTAGATACTCAGCCGCCACCGGATTGATCGCCTACCCATCGCTACAGCCCGAACTCTGCCGCCTGAGCCTTGCCTTTGGTGctcttcctcatcatcatcgAGCCATCGTTGCCCCTTCTCCGCTGGATCCACCCGCCTCAGCCCGAGCTCCACACTCCTTCCCCGTCGCATCCACCCGCCTCAGCCTGAGCTTCGCCACCCATCCCCTACTGAATCCTCCCGCCCTAGTCCTAGCTCTGACGCCCGGGCCCAGCTGCCATCGCTCCTCATCATCATTGTCGAGGCGTGCGCTACCGCTCCCTCTCTTGGCACGCCGTTATCGCTGCTCCGTTCGTGTGCAGCTTTCGTCGTCGCTCCCTTTCTTCATGCGCAACCaccgctccctccctctccacaCCGGCGACGCTGGCACCACTGTGCCATCCCTCTACGTGTGCGTCGTCACTGCCTCACCTAACATAGAGAGATAGGGTTGGGAGCTAATGAATGGATATGGTTGAATGTCATCAAGGGTATTTTGATCAGGTTGACTAgtaaatggattttttttcccttttcttgaaTGAAGCCCTAACATCATAGAGAAAGTAGGGTTAGATGGTAACTTTGATTTTGAAAAAGGGGTCAAATGAGCAAATTAGAATAAGTAGAGTCTGATTGGTAGTTATGCTTCAAAACAGAGCCAAATGAGCAATTATCCATAAAAAATATGGACGGTCCAAACTAgaaactattctaaactctTGAGGGATATCATcttgttgtttgcatgtcatctaaatagttataaaataaaataaaaaaaaatcaacatgatAGATTAAAATGTGATAAACAAATCCATAAACATGCAAgatcaaatttaacttctacaagttacaaCGAAAAAAGTAAATTTGATTATAGATATACATTAACTAGctataatttaatttatatctCATCAAGAGTTTAGAATCCAATCCCACGATCCAAATACATCGTTGTTTGTACTTACATGTGGGTTGCATGAACAAATGATGGAACTGATTTTTGTGATACAGTTGGCACAAAACACAAATGAGGGTTAGCTATGTTATACGGACACTCCCATACGGATACAGACACGAATATGGTACATGGTACACTATTCTAGATACGGGGTATTATTAATTGTATGATATgtataacaaataaaataatagaaaGAAATTAAAGGTTAAGGGCTTTAAATATAAAAGACACGGTTATTCAATTTTATCAATAggacataaaaatatttattccgtgtcaaaaatataaaatatgaatCGTATTAActtttatgatttttaaagctgtactttgaccattattttttttgttatagggAGTACGAAGCTAGTAGAACTTAACTCATTAGAGAAAATTTTGAGTGTTGAGggaaaaacatgaaaaatgaaAGAAGGTCATCAATACAGGTGAGAAAACCTGACTCCACGGTCAGTCACGACCGGTAGTCTCAATCGTGGTCGCACTCGCTTGGACAGTTGGACGGACCTGGTCCGACTCCTCAACGCCGTATACTtctccatctctccccctccttCTCACAGTCACGTTAATTTTTCTCCTCTCGTTTTTTTTCCCTATCATCTCTTTCTCGTCCTATTCATGAGAGCGAACTAGTGATAGAGGCAAAAGTGATAAACCCGCTTACCTACTTATAATAGATCAAAATCTGCAGTGCCGGGTGCCGAAGCCGGCCCTTTGTCCCGGACGCGTTGCCGGTGCCGCTTTCCTCCGTGTTTTCTTCCGAGCGAGAGCGATTTACGGTTCATGGAGACACGTACTCACGGTCCTTTTCGCGGTCACAGCCGCGACGCTCCCGGTGCTCCTGTATTCTACCGAGAACAGGACACTGACTTGTGGGACCCGCGGCTCCTCCTATCGGCCCCAAAAACTTCGGCCCAGGCTGTCTACGAATGGGCCTGTGCTGGCCTActccaataaaaaaaaggaataagatcactttgactccgTCAATTgaccaccgaatctaaatcgtatcTCTCAATCGTAATACCATAAATCTTCACCCCGAACttgcaaaaccggtgcaatttgactccttgAGTGGTTTTcgagggcggttttgctgacgtggcgcgcacgtggcagtgttgacctgATCTTTattccacgtggcattgacgtggcgcttatgtggcactaaaataaaaaatatatatgcggggccatttgtcattcacacaaaaaaattataggacccactgacatgtgggtcccacatgtcatcttctctctcgctacccttcttcttcctcctctctcccttatttctctctctctctctctctctctctccccccttgaCATGAGCCGGCGGCAGGCGGGGgctcggtggcagcggcggcgagcaggtggtggtggcggcggtgggcggtggaccTCGGGTGACGGGCGCGGGAGCAACTCAAGGTTGCGCGTCGCCTTCGTTTTTTGCGGTGGCGGTGGGCTCGTCTTGGcctcgaggcggcggcacgaAGTGACGAGTGGTCTCCGGCAACGCCTTCCACCGAGCCATTACCGTCTCTGCTGCTGCGACCACATCAGGCTGCCGTTGCCGCCCTGCTGCCGCAACTCGTCCTCTAGCCGCCCGTCATGGCCGATTCGGAGCTCTGGATCTCTAGCCGCCATGCCCTCCTGAGCTCCTCTTGCTTGGCCGCGCGACGCCTTCGACGGCGCCACCACCATCGTCATCCCCCGTGGCGAAGGGGACACCGTCGCCACTCCAGATTTTGCTGCAGCAACGGCGGTGCCGGCGTCGGCGCGAGAGTTGGCTGCTACTGCACGGCTGACGCGGCCTCGCCACCATCCCCATCTCCCGTGGCGCCAGCGCCGCTTCATTCCCGGACCCGTTGAAGCCGAACCCTGCTGCGACGGTGGAGGCGGCACGAAGACTGTCGACTGCTGCTGCATGGCGAGGCGCGGCCCTAGCCCAGCCGCCATCATCCCCCGCGGCGAACGCACCACCGATGCCTctccagcgccgccaccaccaaacCCGAATCCCTACTGCTGCggtggcggcagaggcggcgcaAATCCGGACGCCGCTCCCCACGCACGaagaaaaagagggagagatagagaaaggtggagagagagaggaggaagaagggataagagaggatgacatgtgggacccatatgtcagtgagtCCGACAAAAacttttttgtgtgaatgacaaatgggcccgcatatattttttaattttaatgccacgtaagcgtcacgtcaatgccacgtggaacAAAGAACAGGTAAACACTGCCACGTGTGCGCTACGTCAgtgaaaccgccctccaaaaccaccaagggagcaaattgtaccggttttaTAAGTTCAGGGGGTCGAGATTTCTGGTgttgcggttgagggatacgatttagattcggtggtcagttgagctggatttttcacattttggtccttttgaaaaacttatttcgtaaatagacccctaaaaaaacttatcccaaaaaatagtcctttttggggcgccagagtggctggcgccgtcgttcaacaggacggcgccagcctggcgccgtccccctgccgacgtggcggggcgatgctgaggtggctagggggagtgcgccagagtggctggcgccccccccccccccccgaaattttttatttttgttttatttgtttgatatttttttcacgcttagggacacacaagaaccaaccatagaaaaattgaacttaaatggacgtaatatgtgacatgtataatttttcctctcctctcctctctttccgaactagtgcagaggagagagatgtgcaacttttttatttttattttattttgttgatatttttttcacacttaggaactcacaggaaccaaccatgtaaaaaataaactcaaacggacgaaatatgtggcatgtggaattttccaaagctccaccgaaaaacttctttcctcgaaaacacaatcttgcaagcggaatttggaggttttaatatcgtcgaacccggcaaagcgggggagaatcggatgtaactttttctatagatgtccgtgcatatattatttgcctgattccgagtccgtatgagaaagttatgcctattttaatagatggcatattttgtccgtttcggtagagttttggaaaattctacatgtcacatattttgtctgtttgagtttattttttatacagttggttcctatgttctcctaagtgtgaaaaaaatatcaaaaaaatgaaataaaaataaaaaattgcatctctacgtactgtttaacttatatatgtcatttcatatggttatattttgaattagattaagtaatttcatatagtggtagagtgcattatgtttaacatgctgatcaaagggttttactaaaggagttatggtctaattttagtgaaggtgcaaagtagactaagtggtatgctagatattttcaaacttagctaagtggtagttcgagtttaaattttttttgtggttggttgtatcgtgatcctgagtgtgaaaaaacatccgaaaaaataaaataaaaatgacaccgttgcaactccatacagagaaacaggaatggaggcggcggcgccagccatgctggcgccctcctccttggggcggcgccagcctcctcctgccacgtcggttcgcgtgcgccacggtggcaggaggacggcgccagagaggctggcgccgtcccgttggatgacggcgccagccactctggcgccccaaaaaggactatttctgggataagttttttcaggggtctatttatgaaataagtttttcaaaaggaccaaaatgtgaaaaatccaggtcagttgagggagtcaaagtgatcttattccattaaaaaaaaaggaaggaaataTGGTCCACATCCAAACACACTAGCCAACAGTTTGGGCCGTACAAAATTCCCATTTCCGTCACGACTCTGACTGCCCTCGCTAATCCAATTTCCGCATGTTCGTGTACAAGGTCGAATCCACCAACCTGACTTCTTTTTCGTCGCATCTGCTTCAGTAAGTCCAGTGCCGATCACTCCCAGTCTCCCAGGTCCCAAACACTTGCTAGCCTATCTATATATGCGGCCACGAGCAGCACTAGATTTCAGTGAGCAAAGAAGCTTTACTCAGTTAGTGTTTGGTCTTAATTAAACACTGGCCTCCCAATTGATTAAGAGTACTCAGGGGGAGTACTGACTACTGAGAATCTAGCATCGATCAAGCATGCAACAAAAGGAAGCCGGCGAggaagccgtcgtcgtcgtgggcGCCGggatcgccggcctcgccgtggCTCTCGGGCTGCACAGGTGAGAGGAGCCACCGGTGAGCCGGTGATGCGTATTGCTCTGTGTGTTGGCTGCCGCAGGTTAACTCGAGATGATGATCTGCTCCGCGTGCAGGAAAGGGGTGAAGTGCTCGGTGCTGGAGTCGTCGCCGGAGCTCCGGGCGTCGGGGTTCGCCTTCGCGACGTGGACGAACGCGTGGCAAGCGCTTGACAACCTTGGGGTGGGCGACAAGATCAGGAAGCTTCATCTGCATCTTCAGGAGTATGTAGAAAAAGAGAGGAACACTTGTAGGTGTGGTGAAAATGTAAAATAGTGACTGATTCTTGGTCTGAATTGTTCACAGGTTGCATGTCTTCTCTTCGTCTACGGGAGAGATaacacgaagagcggatctcaCGGTGCAGGGGAAACGGTAAGATGTCATGTTCTCTCCCACTGATCTCTACTGATGACTATTCACCTTACACTCTAGGCCATACTTGCATGTCGTTTTGCTTCCACGGGCCACACGTTCTTGTATTGAACCGTACCGAAATTTTGGATCCTTCGCTTGGATGCAGAGGACCCAATGAACTGCGCTGCGTCAGGCGGGACTGGCTGCTCCGAGCACTAGAGGAAGAGCTACCAAAAGGCACCATCCGTTACTCCTCCAAGATCGTTGCAATCGAAGAGGATGGCAACGCCAAGATCATACACCTTGCCGACGCCGCAATTCTCAGAGCAAAggtaggaaaaaaaacagagtaatTCCCTAGAAACTGTGTTTCATTCATAGAGCAAATGCCACTGAAATTAATGACGGGGGTGCAGGTGCTGATCGGCTGCGACGGGGTGAATTCCGTTGTGGCAAAATGGCTGGGGCTCACAAAGCCGTCGTCCTCGGGGCGCTTGGCGACGAGAGGCCTCGCGCATTACCCTGATGGCCATGGATTGGACCCAAGGTTCAAGATGTTCGTCGGCCATGGCTTCCGTGCTGGCGTGATCCCCTGCAACGAGACTGATGCCTACTGGTTCTTCACCTGGTCTCCTTCCGAACACGGTCAGTCTCGTCACTATCAAG
Coding sequences:
- the LOC4331657 gene encoding monooxygenase 2 isoform X1 — its product is MASTILQRKRAGEDAVVIVGAGIAGLAVALGLHRKGVKCTVLESSPELRASGFAIATWRNALQALDALGVGDKIRKCHLHLQERLYSLEANFHLHILDLNFSHHRLHVFSSFTGEMAHATSLNEQGKRCRGPNEMLCVRRDWLLRALEEELPEGTIRYSSKIVEIEEDGDAKILHLADGAILRAKVVIGCDGVNSVVAKWLGLAKPSYSGRLATRGLACYPGGHGFDPKFKMFFGHGFRLGVIPCNDTDVYWFFTWSPSEHDDDALAKNKKFVLTKLNSAEIPAEVLEIIERSEAKDVLTAPLRFRPPLSLLLASISKGNVCVAGDALHPMTPDLGQGGCAALEDGVVLARCLGDAILGGGGGGAESERIEAGLREYARIRRWRSAELIGTAYAVGFMQESSNAVISFLRDNWLAGALVRKLLKMADYDCGKL
- the LOC4331657 gene encoding monooxygenase 2 isoform X2, with the protein product MASTILQRKRAGEDAVVIVGAGIAGLAVALGLHRKGVKCTVLESSPELRASGFAIATWRNALQALDALGVGDKIRKCHLHLQERLYSLEANFHLHILDLNFSHHRLHVFSSFTGEMAHATSLNEQGKRGPNEMLCVRRDWLLRALEEELPEGTIRYSSKIVEIEEDGDAKILHLADGAILRAKVVIGCDGVNSVVAKWLGLAKPSYSGRLATRGLACYPGGHGFDPKFKMFFGHGFRLGVIPCNDTDVYWFFTWSPSEHDDDALAKNKKFVLTKLNSAEIPAEVLEIIERSEAKDVLTAPLRFRPPLSLLLASISKGNVCVAGDALHPMTPDLGQGGCAALEDGVVLARCLGDAILGGGGGGAESERIEAGLREYARIRRWRSAELIGTAYAVGFMQESSNAVISFLRDNWLAGALVRKLLKMADYDCGKL
- the LOC4331657 gene encoding monooxygenase 2 isoform X6, which gives rise to MASTILQRKRAGEDAVVIVGAGIAGLAVALGLHRKGVKCTVLESSPELRASGFAIATWRNALQALDALGVGDKIRKCHLHLQEGPNEMLCVRRDWLLRALEEELPEGTIRYSSKIVEIEEDGDAKILHLADGAILRAKVVIGCDGVNSVVAKWLGLAKPSYSGRLATRGLACYPGGHGFDPKFKMFFGHGFRLGVIPCNDTDVYWFFTWSPSEHDDDALAKNKKFVLTKLNSAEIPAEVLEIIERSEAKDVLTAPLRFRPPLSLLLASISKGNVCVAGDALHPMTPDLGQGGCAALEDGVVLARCLGDAILGGGGGGAESERIEAGLREYARIRRWRSAELIGTAYAVGFMQESSNAVISFLRDNWLAGALVRKLLKMADYDCGKL
- the LOC4331657 gene encoding monooxygenase 2 isoform X5, translating into MASTILQRKRAGEDAVVIVGAGIAGLAVALGLHRKGVKCTVLESSPELRASGFAIATWRNALQALDALGVGDKIRKCHLHLQECRGPNEMLCVRRDWLLRALEEELPEGTIRYSSKIVEIEEDGDAKILHLADGAILRAKVVIGCDGVNSVVAKWLGLAKPSYSGRLATRGLACYPGGHGFDPKFKMFFGHGFRLGVIPCNDTDVYWFFTWSPSEHDDDALAKNKKFVLTKLNSAEIPAEVLEIIERSEAKDVLTAPLRFRPPLSLLLASISKGNVCVAGDALHPMTPDLGQGGCAALEDGVVLARCLGDAILGGGGGGAESERIEAGLREYARIRRWRSAELIGTAYAVGFMQESSNAVISFLRDNWLAGALVRKLLKMADYDCGKL
- the LOC4331657 gene encoding monooxygenase 2 isoform X4, producing the protein MASTILQRKRAGEDAVVIVGAGIAGLAVALGLHRKGVKCTVLESSPELRASGFAIATWRNALQALDALGVGDKIRKCHLHLQELHVFSSFTGEMAHATSLNEQGKRGPNEMLCVRRDWLLRALEEELPEGTIRYSSKIVEIEEDGDAKILHLADGAILRAKVVIGCDGVNSVVAKWLGLAKPSYSGRLATRGLACYPGGHGFDPKFKMFFGHGFRLGVIPCNDTDVYWFFTWSPSEHDDDALAKNKKFVLTKLNSAEIPAEVLEIIERSEAKDVLTAPLRFRPPLSLLLASISKGNVCVAGDALHPMTPDLGQGGCAALEDGVVLARCLGDAILGGGGGGAESERIEAGLREYARIRRWRSAELIGTAYAVGFMQESSNAVISFLRDNWLAGALVRKLLKMADYDCGKL
- the LOC4331657 gene encoding monooxygenase 2 isoform X3, which produces MASTILQRKRAGEDAVVIVGAGIAGLAVALGLHRKGVKCTVLESSPELRASGFAIATWRNALQALDALGVGDKIRKCHLHLQELHVFSSFTGEMAHATSLNEQGKRCRGPNEMLCVRRDWLLRALEEELPEGTIRYSSKIVEIEEDGDAKILHLADGAILRAKVVIGCDGVNSVVAKWLGLAKPSYSGRLATRGLACYPGGHGFDPKFKMFFGHGFRLGVIPCNDTDVYWFFTWSPSEHDDDALAKNKKFVLTKLNSAEIPAEVLEIIERSEAKDVLTAPLRFRPPLSLLLASISKGNVCVAGDALHPMTPDLGQGGCAALEDGVVLARCLGDAILGGGGGGAESERIEAGLREYARIRRWRSAELIGTAYAVGFMQESSNAVISFLRDNWLAGALVRKLLKMADYDCGKL